Proteins found in one Pyrus communis chromosome 15, drPyrComm1.1, whole genome shotgun sequence genomic segment:
- the LOC137718100 gene encoding uncharacterized mitochondrial protein AtMg00810-like — protein MVKPTTIRLIFALAAQFKWSLRQLDVKNAFLHGILQEEVYMAQPPGFASVTHPSNYVCKLHKSLYGLKQAPRAWNERFTSFLLSLGFQVSQADPSLFIQQSSKGTVLLLLYVDDVILTGNSTQLINEVITALTVEFEMKDLGLLHYFLGLQISYTSEGLFVSQTKYINELVDKVGLQDSKPCATPCLPYHRLLKDDGKPYHNPDQYRNVVGVLQYRNLTRPDIAFSVNQACQFMHNPMISHVIAVKRILRYLKGTSTYGIHFKPEPLHLQSYSDADWVGDPNDRRSTSGFVVFLGSNPILWALKKQHTVSRTSTEAEYRALAITAAELAWIRQLFCDMHIPLHSSPLIYCDNVSAIALSTNPVFHAKSKHIEIDYHFVRERVTRGDLQVQHVSSTDQSKKYPNKWLVCTIISAPLQQSDA, from the coding sequence ATGGTAAAACCTACAACTATAAGGTTGATCTTTGCCTTAGCTGCTCAATTCAAGTGGTCTCTTAGGCAGCTAGATGTCAAAAATGCCTTCTTACATGGCATCCTTCAAGAGGAAGTATATATGGCACAGCCTCCGGGTTTTGCGAGTGTCACACATCCTTCAAACTATGTTTGCAAACTTCACAAATCATTATATGGTCTCAAGCAGGCTCCTCGAGCCTGGAATGAAAGGTTCACCAGCTTCTTACTAAGCTTGGGATTTCAAGTTTCACAGGCTGATCCCTCGCTGTTTATACAACAGTCTTCAAAGGGCACGGTGTTATTGcttttgtatgttgatgatgtcATTCTCACAGGTAATAGCACTCAATTGATCAACGAAGTGATCACAGCTCTCACTGTAGAATTCgaaatgaaggacttgggccTCCTGCACTACTTCCTGGGATTGCAGATCAGTTACACCTCAGAAGGATTGTTTGTTTCTCAAACAAAGTATATTAATGAGTTAGTTGATAAAGTTGGCCTCCAGGACTCTAAACCGTGTGCTACACCATGTCTCCCATATCACAGACTCCTCAAGGATGATGGGAAGCCGTATCACAATCCGGATCAATATAGAAATGTTGTTGGCGTTCTTCAATATCGTAATTTGACAAGACCTGACATAGCATTTTCAGTCAATCAAGCTTGTCAGTTCATGCACAATCCTATGATTTCTCATGTCATTGCAGTTAAGCGAATCCTTCGTTATCTCAAAGGGACATCCACTTATGGTATTCATTTTAAACCCGAACCATTGCATCTGCAATCTTatagtgatgcagattgggtAGGAGATCCAAATGATCGCAGATCCACTTCAGGGTTTGTTGTATTTCTTGGTTCCAACCCCATCTTATGGGCATTAAAGAAGCAACACACGGTATCCCGAACATCCACAGAAGCTGAGTATAGAGCGTTGGCAATCACGGCTGCAGAACTTGCCTGGATTCGACAACTATTCTGTGATATGCATATACCTTTACATTCCTCTCCGCTGATATATTGTGACAATGTCTCAGCTATTGCCCTCTCTACAAATCCTGTGTTCCATGCAAAATCCAAACACATTGAGATCGACTATCATTTTGTCCGTGAAAGAGTCACTcggggtgatcttcaagttcaacatgTGTCTTCGACAGACCAATCAAAAAAATATCCTAACAAATGGCTTGTCTGCACCATTATTTCAGCACCATTGCAACAATCTGATGCTTAG
- the LOC137718762 gene encoding aspartyl protease family protein At5g10770-like: protein MATPISSSSLFLRFSIGLSAFLCLILCSLAVRDTKTHLLSLTHTVEVNSLLPANTCSPSTKGHDNKAASVLKVVHKHGPCNQFHQLKSNSNPADQDEYHTQILNQDEARVNSIHSHFNDPIHNYRIPVPLAQSDATVIPAQSGSVLGSGNYIVSVGLGSPQKQLSLVFDTGSSLTWTQCRPCSVSCYQQKDPIFDPSLSTSYSNISCNSAACSQLAASGVASNCSASTCVYGQQYGDRSFTVGFFASEKLTLTSTDVFNGFVFGCGQNNQGLFRGIAGLLGLGRSKISLVEQRAQKYNRFFSYCLPSTSSSTGYLSLGNSDNGRSGYNAVKFTPLTTLSRGASYYGLGLVGISIGGSQLPISASVFSTSGTIIDSGTVITRLPATAYTALRNAFREAMKRYPTARSISSLLDTCYDFSGIKTITFPKIGFVFGNGVTVDVDATGILVQQSASQFCLAFAGNKDDRSVGIIGNVQQKRLQVVYDVAGGKVGFAPDGCQ from the exons ATGGCAACTCCCATTTCTAGCTCCTCCTTGTTCCTTAGATTTTCCATTGGTTTATCAGCATTTCTATGCCTAATTCTCTGCTCTTTGGCAGTAAGAGATACAAAAACCCACCTCCTTTCACTTACTCACACTGTTGAAGTCAACTCTCTTCTACCAGCAAACACCTGCAGCCCCTCCACCAAAG GTCATGACAATAAGGCGGCATCCGTACTGAAAGTGGTCCACAAGCATGGCCCATGCAACCAATTCCACCAACTCAAATCAAACAGTAACCCTGCCGATCAAGATGAATATCACACACAAATCCTCAACCAAGACGAAGCCCGAGTCAACTCAATCCACTCCCATTTCAACGACCCAATCCATAATTACAGAATCCCCGTCCCACTTGCACAATCCGACGCCACCGTGATTCCCGCCCAGTCCGGCAGCGTACTTGGTTCAGGAAACTACATCGTCAGTGTTGGCTTGGGTTCGCCCCAGAAGCAACTCTCGCTTGTATTCGACACCGGCAGCAGTCTCACTTGGACGCAGTGCCGACCATGTTCTGTATCTTGTTACCAACAGAAAGATCCCATCTTCGACCCTTCTCTCTCTACCTCTTACTCCAACATCTCCTGCAACTCCGCCGCGTGTTCCCAACTTGCAGCCTCCGGTGTCGCTAGCAATTGTTCCGCTTCCACCTGTGTTTACGGCCAACAGTATGGAGACCGCTCGTTCACAGTCGGCTTCTTTGCCAGCGAGAAGTTAACTTTGACTTCAACAGATGTTTTTAATGGTTTCGTCTTCGGCTGCGGCCAGAATAACCAAGGCTTATTTAGGGGCATCGCCGGTTTGCTCGGTCTCGGTCGAAGCAAGATCTCCCTCGTTGAACAAAGAGCTCAGAAGTACAACAGATTCTTCTCCTACTGCCTCCCCTCCACTTCAAGCTCCACCGGTTACCTCAgcttaggcaactccgacaatGGACGTTCAGGATATAACGCCGTCAAGTTCACACCGCTCACCACATTATCTCGAGGCGCGTCGTATTACGGCCTCGGACTGGTCGGTATCAGCATCGGTGGGAGTCAACTGCCAATTTCAGCTTCGGTATTTTCGACTTCGGGAACAATTATCGACTCGGGGACTGTGATCACGCGCCTCCCAGCCACTGCGTACACAGCGCTGCGGAACGCATTTCGAGAAGCGATGAAGAGGTACCCAACTGCTAGGTCGATTTCTTCCCTGCTGGACACGTGTTACGATTTCAGTGGAATCAAAACGATAACCTTTCCAAAGATAGGGTTTGTGTTTGGCAATGGGGTTACGGTAGACGTGGACGCAACAGGAATATTAGTCCAGCAGAGTGCTTCGCAGTTTTGCTTGGCGTTTGCCGGAAACAAAGATGATAGGAGTGTCGGGATTATTGGGAACGTTCAACAGAAGAGGTTGCAGGTAGTGTATGACGTTGCTGGTGGAAAGGTTGGATTTGCCCCTGATGGTTGCCAGTGA